CAGATCATCGGAGCTAACATGAGGACATACCTTCTAGAAAAATCTAGGGTTGTTTTTCAGGTAAAGAAGTTTGCACATTGTGGTCAGGGGTCTGGAACGGGCTAGCAGGGTTAAGCTCCCCATGTCTCTCAACAATCAAAAGACCAATATAATGTGTCACAATTTTTGACATCTATATCAGCCCATCgagctcagttggtagagcatGAGACTATTAATCTCAAGGTCATGGGTTCAAGCTACACGTTGGAGGAGACTGTTTGTACAGCTTAGTAATCAAATTACACTCTTATGGGCGGCTGGGGcacaggtggtagagcgggttgtccagtaatcttagggttggcggttcgattcccgccctACATGACTCCaaatgtcgaagtgtccttgggcaagacactgaaccccaagttgctcctgatggcaagttagcgccttgtatggcagctctgctaccattggtgtgtgtctgaatgggtgaatgagacacagtgtaaagcgctttggataaaagtgttatctaagtgcagaccatttatatcagattatttgctgttaaaatgTTTCGAGGTGGATCATTTTGGACTTTTGTGGAACTGAGCATAGCATAGCAGCACCTCAAATGATCGTTTGAGGTCAGTGATCGAAGAGAGATGTACAAATTGTTATGAAGGAAGTAAAAGTAGATGGAATAAACACGCACTGCCCAATCAAAGTAGTTTACATTTACCAAACTTgccagatgcccttatccagaacaTCTTAGAGAAGTGATGTATCTCATTTAATCTCATTAATACAACTGTGCAATTGAgatttaagggccttgctcaagggcccagtagTGGTAGCTTGGTAATGCTGGGTTTTTGAACTGATCAATCTTCTGATTAGTAGGCCAATCCCTTAACCACTGATCCACCACCACCAGGTTAGTGTTTATTatctggaggggaaaaaaaaagtgttacagCATTTCTATTTACTATGTTTGGAAGTCGGAGGaaacacttaaataaataaataaatagaaatcatAAATGTAGCTACCTATCTGTACATCATTCTTATTACACCATCAATGAAACCTCATGATATATAATGCATTGTTCATTTCTGATAGCTATTGAAGGGTTTTAGATTTTAGCCTCCCATTTAATATCACCACCAGCCATTTGTTATGTTGAATTACACTGAATGGTCATACTGAGTATTTCTTattagctatttttttttctgttctgccTCCAGtcagagaatgaaagaaactATCACATCTTCTATCAGATGTGTGCTTGTGCAGACCAACCACAATTTAAGAGCTTgagactgtgtgagtgtgtatgctgTTTACGTTTATCTTCACCTAACGGGTATCTCATTGCAACAGTACATATGCATTTAAAGAAGcgattttgatatatatatgatgctcatgtcaaatattttttcattgttAAAATGCAAGTGGGTGCAGACAAGTTTAACTACACCTGCATGGGAGGGGAGATGGAGATCCAAGGAGTGGATGATCGTGCTGATATGGCTGAAACCTGCCGCACTTTCACCCTGCTGGGTAGGAGCTGTACACTTTCGTCTGTCCTGCAGCATGACTTCATATCTTATGTTTCTTTAACCCTTTCTTCCAGTACGCTGGCACCGACGGAATAGAAACTCGACTTATTAgattcaatcagtataaacaagtGAATTATTTCATCGGCGCAGGTCTGTTATGAGATTAGTCAGggcactgttgggtttctgtgtgtagagtaccgTGActcaattcacacctctccacaataacattggtacagagataaaacgcACAGCACAACTCAAGCTTTTTTGattgtaaaacactgtatacaactgccacaataaaattgtACTTGAGTTAATGATGTGTTGCGCCTGTATTGCATAGCAtagtgctgttctgtttttCCCTGTAGGACTAAAGGATGACTTTCAGAGTGATGTGTTCAAGATGATGGCAGGGATTTTGCACTTGGGCAATGTGGTGATCAAAGCGGTCGGCTCAGACCAGTCATCCATCAGCGTAAGGAACATTTAACTTGTGGCTTAGCTTATAACTTAACTTAGGACTCCTTCATCTACAGTGAACCTAGCCTATCTAAAGATGGAAGGACAGGAGGCACATTTCATTCCTCCAGTCTGGATATTCACCACAGAAGTGGCAgtaatgttctctctctcttttttttttcttctttttttctagtCTACTGACTCTCACCTGGCTGTGTTCTGTGATCTGCTTGAAGTCAGAGAAGAAGATATGTGTCGCTGGTTATGTCGTCGGCGTATTGTACTGGCTTCTGAGACCGTGATCAAACCGCAGCCAAGGGAACGTGCCATAAATGCCCGAGACGCACTGGCCAAGCATCTTTACGCTTATCTCTTTGACTGCATCATCCACAGGATTAACCAGGCCCTGCGTGTGCCTGGAAATCAGCACTCTTTTATTGGAGTTCTGGATATCTATGGGCaagataaagtttttttttttttttctgtctgtattGGTTTTTATAAATTAGAAACACTTTTGAAGATCTCAATTACGTACTAAACCCTACTCTCAAAGCGTACAGAATTCAAGATGTGTGACATGGACCCTTTTCTGATTTTGCTTTGTCTCTGGGCAGATTTGAAACCTTTGATGTGAATAGCTTCGAACAGTTTTGCATCAACTACGCCAATGAGAAACTCCAACAACAGTTCAACTTGGTATGGTCTCTACATTTTTCTGTGGAGTTTCTCTTTCTAGCAGATCGTTCACTGAATTAGGGATTGGACTGACCCAACTCTTTTTCCTTCCTGTCTGGTTGCTTCCTCTTAGCACGTGTTTAAACTAGAGCAAGAGGAGTACATGAAGGAGGACATCCCCTGGACGCTGATTGATTTCTATGACAACCAACCAGTCATTGATCTTATCGAAGCCAAAATGGGCATCCTGGACTTGCTGGATGAGGAGTGTCTGGTGAGgaaatctatatatatttaaaaaaaaaaaaaaaaagtttttatacAGTACAAATTTGTCTTTTTAATCGGTATTGTCTCTACTTCAGTGTTCTTTTTGCTCTGcagtttcctcagggtactgaTGAGAACTGGCTGCAGAAGCTCTACAATTTTCTGAGCTCAAAGCCTATGTTTGAGAAACCTCGTCTATCCAACGAGGCGTTTGTGATCCATCACTTTGCAGACCGGGTGAGAAGACCTACTGTGCCCGTTCTGTTTTGCTGATACTAAAGGTGTGACATTTTTCTCTCAGATGGATGAGTTGATACAGGTGCTATTAAAGCCACTTTTCAATTCCTAGGTAGAATATCAGTGTAAAGGTTTCTTGGAGAAGAATAGAGATACCCTCTATGAAGAAATGCTGGACGTAATGAGAGCCAGCAAGGTACAAACAAAGGTTACTTGTCCCACActaatgtatgtatttatatctaGAAATAATTTCAATGCTTAAAAGAGCAATATTTTGTACCAAGAACCTCAAGCAAGTATCATtttaataatgtaatgtaaaaatatatactgtattaagcATACAAATGCTAATTTAAAGATACTTTGCTACTTAAAATTCCTTTACTGAGCTTTGCATTCAGATGAcacttacttatttttttaatatccgTGTTttctccaattttttttttggttattttttaaGGTACAGTTTCCTTCTTGAATCATTCCTTGGCGTTTCTACAGACGCATTCGATCTAGGCCGAGTCGATAGCAGTGTGAAGATGTGTGGCTCATTCTAGCTGTAAAACTCGAAATCTTAAGAGTTAAATGCGTACGAGGGAAACCAAATGCGTCAAATCGAACGTAAAAACTGGGAAAATGGAGAATCGTCTGACTGCAGAGATTAGTAAAAGGGACCGATTATGTCTTTTGCTTTTGAACTGTCTCAGATTTAATCGGCTGAAGATGTTTGAAACCGTTTTGCTGTCAGTTTCCTCTCTTGGCAGATTTCTTTCATGAAAAGGAACCAAATTCCGTGCATCCCCTGAATCGTGCCAAAGTGAAAGCAGCACGACCTGGAGTCAAACCGGCCAATAAGCAACTTAGAACCACTGTAGGAGATAAGGTGCACAATCAAAAGGGTCAACATTGCTGTCTGTGTCTATAAAGGCGAACATCTGTTTATCGTGAGCAAATATATAAGACTGTCAAACCCACAAGGGAGTGCATCGGTGTGTTCAATCGAGTctttcgtctctctctctcgtttcagTTTCGGAGTTCGTTGTATCTGTTAATGGAAACTCTTAATGCTACTACGCCGCACTACGTCCGCTGCATTAAACCTAATGAGGAGAAGCTGCCATTTGAGTGAGTAATTCCAGCTGATATGAAACATTATACTTTTATTTCGTCCTTGTTTCACGTTTCTGATGTTTCATGTGTCCACAGATATGACTCAAAGCGTGTGGTGCAGCAGCTGCGGGCCTGTGGAGTACTAGAGACTGTTCGAATTAGTGCTCAGAGCTACCCATCTAGGTAAAAACATCAGTCCCTGTGTCAATACTTCAccttttttcaaatttattcatGGTAGCCTCAAAGGCTCAAGACTTTTGCAAAGCTTAGTGCTCAgggatggggggaaaaaagtcatGCCTTGGGTACAACTAGGAAACATGATGTTAAAATATAAGGTAATGCATTACTGTCCAACCCCAGAGTGATCTGATACTTATTCCTCAAGTGTGCACTTCTGTGAATTTGAACTTGTCGTATTGCAGGTGGACCTACATCGAGTTCTACAGCCGTTACAGTATTCTGATGAGCCAGGCAGAGCTCCGATTGGAGGAGAAGAAGCAAACATGTAGAACAGTGTTGCAGAGGCTTATTCCTGTAAGAAGCCGcctctgttttttaaaaaatttttattactCACCCTTCATATCAACTATCAACTTCATATCCAGAAGCATTCcggtttaaattttttatttgtgtatttgttaaGATTTTTTGAGGAAACTCAAATGCAGTCAGCCAACATACTCATCAAATCTGTGTCTTCATTTTAAGACATTAATATTCAGATTCATGTTCAGAATTGGTGACTTAAGTCTAAATATATACACAGGGTAAGTTACGCATTCTCAGAGGCGGGTTATGCACACCTTTAAGGAGATTTACTGTGAGGCCTGTTCAAATGAGATCAGTCGTGCAGTTTGGTTGCTGTTTTTTCTTGAGTAGACCTGTCCGAGTCACAGTTTTCAGCAGTGTCCAGACCAACACCTTTAAACGCAAGCACTTTCATTTAtacctggggaaaaaaaaaaaaagatcgggGGGGATAGAAAATGCGAACTGAAGATCCAAATCACATTTTGTTCTAATACATGGTCAGGAGATCTTGAGCTCGAATCCCGGTCATGCCACAGCTATTCCGTGACCGGGAGTCTAGAGAGTAAAATTGGCAGTGCTCTCCGGGTTAAGACGCTGCCTCCTCCGGCATATCATCCAAGCCCAAACAAACTTTTAACAGACTTTTAAGGGATTAAATAATAGTGTTGcgtttattattgtatttattatcgGCCTCAGATGGCATCACATAGTTTTTGAGTGCAATTATTACCCAAAACAGGCAGTACATTTCAGCATGACCTATTGTGGTCAcatcagacagtcagacaggGGCACTGGACTTCATACTGAAGCTCACTTGAGCTGATCTCACACAAGAAAAATGGGTTTCAGTCCAAGGTCAGAATCGCACAGAACACATAATCTTGCGTGTGTGAATCCGGCACTGCAGTCCGGATAGTCTTAAGTCCATAGTTGTATCTGGATATCGATGTGCCGAGTTTTTGTACTAACTCCTCACCAGACATGTGTAACTCATCTCTGAATACAGCCCTAAATAAAtagtaagtaggtaagtaagtaaaatttatttgtagAGCACGTTTCCCACAGCAACACTGACCAAAGTGCTTCACAGAGTAcagaaagtaaaatagaaacagaattagaccaaataaaagcagacaatagaaaaaaatttgtttaaacaattaaaaatttgatcaaaaagcctggcagaagagatatgttttaagcctgtttttaaaagtggtaatagaaggtgcaaggcggatgtccagtggcagttGATTCCATAGACGGGGGGCAGCAACAgcaaaagctctatccccctttgtttttaaccgggaacgagggacatgcaaaagaaacctatcagaagatcttagacaTCTGTTTGATGAATGTGGATTAAGAAGATCCTCAAGATACGAAGGAGCTTgattattaagagttttaaaaacaaacaccagaaccttaaactgaatcctaaaacggactgggagccagtgaagcgatgctaaaattggggtgacacgatCAAACTTCTTTGCCCTGCacaacagccttgcagctgcattctgaaccatctgaagacgagccagagatgactgaggaagacccaagtataatgaattacagtaatctaagcgaggagtaataaaagcatgaataaccttctccaaatcctggaaagacaaaaatgttttgagttttgaAATAATCCGTAGTTGATGATAACTAGTCTTAACGACCGAATTTATctgcttggttaagcataattctgagtccagaATGAAGCCAAGGTTCCgaacctgggaagaaattgagggaAAGTGTTTATGGAGCTCGTTAATGAGACCATCTCTGAATCTCAGggggccaaaaacaattatttcagttttgtcttcattaaatcggaggaaattatttgtcaaccattttttaatgtcagacagtccaacaatggctgaatggagtcaccagctttcaaaggaatgtacaactgggtatcatcagcatataaatgaaaaaagacaTTGTGAGCCCTAATAATAATCcccaacatatatatataatttatatatatatatatatatatatatatatatatatatatatatatatatatatatatatatatatatatatatatatatatatatataaatacagattttttgcaggtatttattttcacatcgTTAATAGATTTTTATGGTGTTAGGTCACAGCAGGAACATATCAAATGAATATGTCTGACAGTGAGGTTTTAATCGCAACAGGACTCTAATCAGTATAAGTTCGGACGGACCAAAATCTTCTTCCGAGCGGGACAGGTGGCGTACCTGGAGAAGCTGCGTTTGGATTATCTGCGCACTGCATGCGTGACCATCCAGAAGCATGTGAGAGGCTGGACTCAGAGACGCAGGTATCTGCACATGAGAGAAGCCGCCATCATCATCCAGCAGTACGTCCGTGGCAAGAGGCAGATCAGGTGAGCGATCCAGTCAAACCTCTTACTGAAGAAGCAGATCTCTGGATTCTGGATTCAGTAACATGACTTTTCAGTTTAAGAGATCCACATTATATTAAGTACCTTTGGtttacactaccggtcaaaagtttagacacgctcattctttattttttttcctcacattttagaataataataaagtcatcaaaactctggagtaacacaaatggaaatatgggaattatgttgtgataaaaaatcctaaataaatcaaaatgatttagcgttttagcatcttcaatgtagacgccctttttgtctagaatttccagaaatgtattcttggcgttttctcaacAGAtgtcttgaggaatttccctgagatgctttttaaacagtattaaaggagttcacaccgacgccggactcttatcggctgcttttcgtaACATTTCACTCCGAGTCGTtcgtttaaataaaatgttagttttgtaATGAAAGGAATGAATATGTctgcacaaatatttttttcaccgATTTCATACacttaatcacacaccttcagatcaaaagctttttaagatcatgagaaacatttcagtcgagtgtccacaaacttttgagcggTAGTGTATATTAGATGCAAAACTGAAACAAGTGGAATAGCAGTTCGTTTCTGCTACAACAAATTTCAGACAACACCAGCACTTAAATGTTTGTTCCGTTGGCCAGCAggtgtgatgtgtgttttgttctaGGCGCATggttacagcagcagctctgaagCAGGGCTGGGCAGCTGTGGTCATCCAGAGGCACTGTCGTGGCTATCTTGTGCGCCGGATTTACCAGCTTGTCCTGGTGGCTACAGTCACTATTCAGGCATATACCAGGGGATGGATTGCCCGCAAGCGCTACAAAAAGGTTTCTCATAAAAGTCTTtaatttgaatgaaaatttcTAACAGCTCTGAAATCTCCCTgttaaagtttgtgtgtgtatgtgttcatcaTTCATGTAGATGGTGGAGGAGCATAAAGCTCTGGTTCTGCAGAAGTACGCTCGGGCCTGGCTGGTGCGTCGCCGCTTCCAGACCATGCGCCGACTCGTGATAAACGTGCAGCTCTCGTACAGAGTCCAGCAGCTGCGTAAGAAATTGGAGGAACAGGTGAGTATTAGAAACTGGATTTGCAAAATTGTGCACGCGAAATATTACTGTCATTTATTTCTGGCCCTgtatgttgtttaaaaaaaaaaaaaactaaatttgtataaacctgtgattagtctgtaattattatttatgttcaGACAAGTTATGgtttttttcttaataaaatTGTACGATTTATTACTTAAATATACACTGCAGTTACGTCCTAGATTTATCTACATAATACATATACGTAATATTGAAGCTTATATTATACTACtgctgaatttttttctttctttttttcttcttttcatggCTGATCTCTTCAGAATAAAGAGAACCGTGGTCTGATGGAAAGGCTGACCAGTCTGGCCAATGCTCATGCTCAGGGATTGGACAGGATGCAGTCCctggaggcggagcttagcaaagcagccaatcagaggcTATCTGTAGAAGAGcgagagaagaggagaaaagaagaaaccgATCAGGTAGGACATTGTGACATGACCGCTACAGATTACGTAAGTCACCAAATATTTGGATGGCTGTCTACGAAACCGTCTTTAATTATATGCATTGTGCATAATTCAGAATATGCATTCTTTAAATACACCAAAGATACATAATTCAGTACATGTGATGAGTTTTTCCCACATAGTAACCATATATTTTACTCCACAAGACGATCGCTCAGCTTCAGAGCGAAAGGGATAAAGTCAAGCTGGAGAATCAGGCTCTCCAGGCGAAACTCAAAGATTCCATAGAACAAATGACAGGTAGTCCAATTTAGACCTACTATAATTCATAATAATAGCCACATTTCACTTAAAACTCGGTAACCGAAATGGGTCACTGAATTATTATCTTTCTTTTCCATCAGACAATTTTGAAGAACTGAAGAAAAAGCTCATACAGGAcctagagagagaagagaggctGCGAAAGTAAAAACGAGcacatttacaaaacatttcCGAGCTACATTATGCCACTTTTCCTTCAATTCTTACTAGATACTGAGAAaagctggtgttttttttttttttcccgctcTCGATCGCCAGAGTCGCAGAACACAACAGTGAGCTGCAGAAGGAGGACCTGGATAAAGAGATTGCAGCGCTGAAGGAGGAGAATCTCAGGCTGAGGGAAGACAAAATCCAGCTACGGGCTCAGGCCGAGGAGGACACACAGATCAACAAAGAGCTCCAGGAACAGCTTGGCCAGCTCACCAAACATGTCAAGGTAGATTCTGTCACTGACGAGCAGAAGTCATTATCAGGAAAATGTTTTCTTAATCTGGTGTGGCTATATATTCTTATCTGTGTAGGTGATACCAGAGTTACATAAAGAGATTAACAGCCTCCAGAATGAAAGAATCGAAGCAGACAGAAAGATGAAGGAGCAAGCTGAGCAGACCAGAGGTACTGTCTGATATATACAGTCCCTGGGTATAGTATGAGTAGGAGTAGGTTCCTATATGTTTTACTCGATAATCTCAACCTCAAGTAATCATGCTGCATTTGTACCTTATAGAGTTCAGATAAATATAAAGTATGTGCTGGAGTATAGAATCAACATAAGAAAAACTGTCTCAAAGTCCATTTACTACAGACTGgacttttgttgttttgttttttttttcctcagcaaAAATGAATATTATTACCAGACAGCTTCTGGGTGAGACAAAAGACGAGGAGATCATTCTCAGGTCCtgatcaacttttttttttccccctgtttcTTTTTGAGGATTCAGATTGACATGCCTGTCTCCAAAACATAAACTGTAAATATGGGAAGCCCTGCAGAGTTTCAAGTTTTCCCTACTGCTAACACACCTGATCCGTCTTATGGAGGAGGCCTTGTTCATTAGCTTGTGATCTAAAGCAAGtgtattttgaaaataaagcaAACTTGAAACTCTGCAGGTCAGTAGGAGTTTAAGGACTGGAGTTGAGTCCATGAGTTTTTACTTTCCTCTAATGCGACTCAGAGCAATTGAAACATAAAGGAAAGTTCCTCTGCATGCTCATACAGTGATGGTTAGCTTTATTACAGGTTGACAAAAGAGGCGACAGAAGCTGCTGATGATGAGGGAGATCTACCGTCTGCACTTATCAGGCTGCAGAACGCCACCAGGTTTGAGAAACATAAAAGTATACGATGCATTTTCCATCGTATTTTCCACCTGCGATTACCACTAATGGTTTCAACACATTTCAATTTCACAATCCTATAACGCAAATTCCAAACTACATCTAAACGTCTTAAGAATATGATCGAAtgtatgtgggtttttttttttttttttttttttttttttaaataataaaatacttgcAATACAATATTAATTCAGATTATCAACCTTTCCATAAGGTTTTGTGAAACTGAGGCACTTtcatatacactaccggtcaaaagtttagacacactcattatttatttttattttcccccccacattttagaataataataaagtcatcaaaactctggagtaacacaaatggaactatgggaattatgttgtgataaaaaatgcaaaataaatcaaaataatttaatatttcatcATCTTCAAAATAAGCGTCCTTTTcgtctagaatttccagaaatgtattcttggcgttttctcgaccgatttcgtgaggaatttccctgagatgatttttaaacagtattagaggagttcacaccgatgctggacacttatcggctgctttccggaatatttcactccgagtcgtccgtttaaaaaaaaaaaagaaaaaaaaaaaaaaaaagaaaatattttttttgtcaataaaatgttagttttctaatgaaagaaatgaatacgtcggcacgattatatttttgtctacaacactgatttcacacatttaatcacacaccttcagatcaaaaggagaaacgtttcagtcaagtgtccacaaacttttgaccggcagtGTATACTTGTCTATGATGGAAAGGTGCATAATTGGAGTGTTGCCACCTCACCACTCCAGGGTCCTCGGTTCAACCCTGAGCTCGGGTAGCTGCCTGCGTGGAGTTTTACATGGTCTCCCCCTTTGTCTGTGTGagattcctccaggttctccagttctCTCCCACCTCCCCAAAACATACCAGTCAGTGAATTGTGCAcattaaattgcccctagatgtgaatggatgtgtgtgtgtgtcctgcctcatgcccaatgttcctgggaaaggctccagattcactgtgaccttgaccaggataaagcaattactgaatgaatgaattcttgAATGAAAgttcatagattttttttctttgttttgtttttatctgcTCATGCTCTGTGTCTCTTCCTGGGTTAGGCTGGTGGAGACCCATTTACGGGAGCAAAGGGAAGATTACAAAAGTAAGCTGGAGGCAATGGTTTTCAAAAATGATCACCTGAGTAGAGAGAACCAGCAGCTACAAGCCCTCTTTCAGGAGAAGAACAATGTCAACCAAAGCATTGGACAGGAGGTGGCCCGGCTCACTGCTGAAAACATGGTACTGTATGTTGGTGTTCCTTATTCTCACTACCTGTTGAGGTGAAGGGATGGAAGGTGAGGTGGATGGTTGGAAGGTGAGGCGGTTAGTTGGAAAGTGAGGCGGATGGTTGGAAGGTGAGGTGAAGGGATGGAAGGCGAGGCGGATGGTTGGAAGATTATGTGAAGGGATGGAAGGCGAGGTGGATAGTGGGAAGGCGAGGTGAAGGGTGGGAAGGTGAGGTGAAGGGATGGAAGGCGAGGCGGATGATTGGAAGATGATGTGAAGGGATGGAAGGTGAAGCAGATGGTTGGAAGGTGAGGTGAAGGGATGGAAGGTGAGGTGAAGGGTTGAAAGGTGAGGTGAAGGGTTGGAAGGTGAGGTGAAGTGATGGAAGGCAAGGCGGATGGTTGGAAGGTGAGGTGGATGGTTGGA
The genomic region above belongs to Ictalurus punctatus breed USDA103 chromosome 14, Coco_2.0, whole genome shotgun sequence and contains:
- the myo5c gene encoding unconventional myosin-Vc; this translates as MALSELYTKYNRVWVPDAEQVWKSAELLRDYTPGDPALHLQLEDGAEIQYPVEVDGLLPPLRNPDILVGENDLTALSYLHEPAVLHNLRIRFVDSKIIYTYCGIILVAVNPYKQLPIYGDAVIRAYSGQNMGDLDPHIFAVAEEAYKLMARNNKNQSIIVSGESGAGKTVSARYAMRYFAMVSKSSSNTRVEDKVLASNPITEAIGNAKTTRNDNSSRFGKYTEISFDRRYQIIGANMRTYLLEKSRVVFQSENERNYHIFYQMCACADQPQFKSLRLLGADKFNYTCMGGEMEIQGVDDRADMAETCRTFTLLGLKDDFQSDVFKMMAGILHLGNVVIKAVGSDQSSISSTDSHLAVFCDLLEVREEDMCRWLCRRRIVLASETVIKPQPRERAINARDALAKHLYAYLFDCIIHRINQALRVPGNQHSFIGVLDIYGFETFDVNSFEQFCINYANEKLQQQFNLHVFKLEQEEYMKEDIPWTLIDFYDNQPVIDLIEAKMGILDLLDEECLFPQGTDENWLQKLYNFLSSKPMFEKPRLSNEAFVIHHFADRVEYQCKGFLEKNRDTLYEEMLDVMRASKFPLLADFFHEKEPNSVHPLNRAKVKAARPGVKPANKQLRTTVGDKFRSSLYLLMETLNATTPHYVRCIKPNEEKLPFEYDSKRVVQQLRACGVLETVRISAQSYPSRWTYIEFYSRYSILMSQAELRLEEKKQTCRTVLQRLIPDSNQYKFGRTKIFFRAGQVAYLEKLRLDYLRTACVTIQKHVRGWTQRRRYLHMREAAIIIQQYVRGKRQIRRMVTAAALKQGWAAVVIQRHCRGYLVRRIYQLVLVATVTIQAYTRGWIARKRYKKMVEEHKALVLQKYARAWLVRRRFQTMRRLVINVQLSYRVQQLRKKLEEQNKENRGLMERLTSLANAHAQGLDRMQSLEAELSKAANQRLSVEEREKRRKEETDQTIAQLQSERDKVKLENQALQAKLKDSIEQMTDNFEELKKKLIQDLEREERLRKVAEHNSELQKEDLDKEIAALKEENLRLREDKIQLRAQAEEDTQINKELQEQLGQLTKHVKVIPELHKEINSLQNERIEADRKMKEQAEQTRAKMNIITRQLLGETKDEEIILRLTKEATEAADDEGDLPSALIRLQNATRLVETHLREQREDYKSKLEAMVFKNDHLSRENQQLQALFQEKNNVNQSIGQEVARLTAENMAIPELKQQVTELQRHKQELEAQLEKQCTEMTENNTRVSSKLEEESSQRRLLEERNRESEREREEMGKRLEELEETVEQLKRLQQTDNEAKSKLRQETSRLTAENMDFEEQLDTKDRTIKRLQDQIKALQAPVKASEKAGPAVPKEYLGMLEYKKDDEGRLVRTLILELKPRGVVVNMIPGLAAHLLFMCVRHADYLNDGEKLKSLMRAIITGIKQVTTNHQENFEVLSFWLSNTYYLLNCLKQYSGEEEFMKHNTPRQNKNCLQNFDLSDHRQVLSDLAIQIHHQFINVMEDALFPMIVHGMLEHESLQGISSMKPTGFRKRSNSMLGDGLREGEGQSYSISSILQLLSDFHSCMSQQGMDQQLQGQAFRQLFYLIGATSLNSILLRKDLCSCRKGMQIRCNISYLEEWLRDKGLQAYNVMETLGPLSQAAWLLQVNKTTDDDAAEIQQRCHELSPVQIVKILNSYTPIDDFEKRVAPSFVRKVQALLQEREGSNQLMMDGQYRFQVTFPFCHTTQALELLQVPNSLHLSFVTRI